The Thamnophis elegans isolate rThaEle1 chromosome Z, rThaEle1.pri, whole genome shotgun sequence DNA window GAAATGCTTTCTCCTAATGTGTAGGAAACTCAAGTAACCCTTTGAACTACTCTTTGGTATTTTAGACATCCACTAAGGCTTGCAAAGTAATTCTATGACAACATATTCAGaattaaatgtaaaaaataactTAATAGAGGAATTTACTTTCAATAGTAAAGAACTATCCTTTTATTATTTGATACATTTCTGCTTTTGTTTCAGACAGACTTTTCTTTCCTGACAGAATTTctcaaatttagaatagaatttagaatagaccTTAGACTGACAAAAGTCtcaaattttctcttttaagactttacagtttttttttaaaaaaaatataggttAAATCTTCAGCAAAGTTTCTATCTTGTTATTAGTTCTTGGCAAGCTTGAAGTTAAGTAAAATTGGTTTAGACGTACTATGGATGTAGTCCATAACTCACATAGTAAGATTTTATCTAACCCTAGCTCCCCCAtccttttccctctcctcctccttcttcttttagaTGATAAAAATGTAGTGGAAAGTGGCAGAGACtatatattttttcatctttacaattataagaatattttatattgtttcataGTATTCTATTGTCTAATAAATGTTAATTGGTacattatatttctttatttattgtaGAAGGGTGAATGGAGAAAGCTTGAAGGGGTATCATTATAACTGATTCACAAATATAATTTGTTTGTATAGGTTGTCAAACTCAGAAGCTATGAAACAAAGAACCATTCAGCTATGAGGGAATTTGTGTTGTTAGGCTTAACACAGTCTCCTGAAATACAGAGAATTCTATTCTGGTCATTCATACTTAGCTATGTTACAGCTCTGATGGGTAATTTCCTGCTTATATTTATCATATGCACTTCTAAGAAACTTCACACTCCAATGTATTTCCTCCTTGCCAATCTCTCCTTGGTGAATGCACTCTCCATCACAACTACAATTCCCAAATTGCTGCTCACTCTTTTCTCACACAGAAATACCATCACATTTTATGGCTGCATCATTCAGGTCTATTTTTTCATATTGTTCCTGGTGACAGAATTGATGTTGCTGACAAGCATGGCTTTTGATCGTTTTGTTGCTATCTGTTACCCATTGCAATATACTCTGATCATGAGGAAAGAATTGTGTGCTGCAATAGCAGTTGGAGCATGGGTTTTAGGACTGACAAACTCTGCAGTTCACTCTGGGCTTCTCCTACAGCTGTCCTTCTGTGAATCCAATATTATCAATCATTTCTTCTGTGATCTGCCTCCACTTCTGAAGTTATCGTGCTCAAACACCAGCTTGAATGAAAGAATGGCTTTTGTGGCAGATGTAGTTTTTGCTGTTTTCAGTTGTGGACTGACCCTAACATCATACGGATTTATTATAAGGGCCATCTTCAGAATTCGTTCCactgaaggaaagaagaaggcattCTCCACCTGTTCCTCTCATCTTATTGTAGTTAGTTTTTACTTTTCAGCAGTCATCTACACATATATTAGGCCCACTTCAGTCTATTCTTTAAACAAAGACAAATATATTTCTCTCCTTTATTCAGTGGCAACCCCAGTTATTAATCCAGTCATATATTCACTAAGAAATAAAGAAGTCAAAGAAGCTCTCAAGGACTTTATTGGAAGGTAGAACATTTCATTCATATATatgaaacccaatatttttactgttgcctttgttatatttgtgtttttttatttgtgctgatacataaataaagggagactagtatagatctgtttcaagctatttagctctcatcagctagccatacccttactgggattcgaacctgtgctgtattgcatcttaggcaaacgtcttagccattatgccacaggtctcctccttatcagctgaagccagggaagaaggtatatatttagtgtcacaacccctggtaacccccaattatgggaggaagctaactgcttccatcatctgtcaatcggctcatcacaagagtccatcacgacagaaacccaatatttttactgttgcctttgaggagacctgtggcacaggtttgaatcccagtaagggtatggctagctgatgagagctaaatagcttgaaatagatctatactagtctccctttatttatttatcaccacaaataaacaaaacacaaatataacaaaggcaacagtaaaaatattgggtttctgtcgtgatggactcttgtgacgacccgattgacagatgatggaagcagttagcttcctcccataattgggggttaccaggggttgtgacactaaatatataccttcttccctggcttcagctgataaggaggagtcctgtggcataatggctaagatgcaatacagcataggttcgaatcccagtaagagtatggctagctgatgagagctaaatagcttaaaatagatctatactagtctccctttatttatttatcagcacaaataaaaaacacacacacacacatacacacacacacacacacacacacacacacacacacatatatatatatatatatatatatatatatatatatatacatacatacatacatacacacacatacatgtatgtatgtatgcatgtatgttacGTTACTAACTaaagagttaaagaataaaaatatgaaatgaagTAGCTCATTAGCTGAATGAGGAAAACAGATAGAGGGGCATGTGAAAAAATTATATGAGCAGATAAACAATCCATATCTTTCCTTGCTTGCAAATAATTTTATATCATAAAAGTGAATTGCACTCTAGATAAGCCTGTTCCCAATAACAAACCATATGATTTGGGACAGAAGTCCAACTTTGAGTTTTATTGATTATGAAAATGCTAATCAGATTATGTCTTTTGAGTCATGGCAACAGGATGCAGGATGCTGCATGTTATCTCCATATTGTATATTACAGAATGTATCATTATATGTATTAGGTTCAAATATTTATCGTGTACAAAAGTAACAACTATACCTAATTTTCCCTTTATGCTTTGACATGCTATATTGTATTTATGTGCCATTTATTGTACATCATCAGTTTTTCCAACCTATATACAAAGAAAACTATTGCTttgaatataatttatttattgtctCAATTCACATTGCTCAGCTGATTTTCAATGTAAAAGAAGATAAAaccaagagagaaagggaaggagagaatcaTAACTGTAAACTATTAATGCCTGACTAAAAAGTTCTGCCTTATGTGGATTTCAACAGACAAGAAACTGAAGGCCAGATGAGTTCCTGAAAGGTTTATGAAACCACAATAATATTCTATAGAAATTCATAATATGATAAATCACCTTTAAAGAGGTTAATAACAACTTACAAAAGTTAATCATTAATTCAATTCTTACAAAGGAAGACCGGATGAAtgacaccccagggttctgaaggtaTTCGCAGAGgggatctcagaaccactgaactatatctttcagagatcctggagcaccgggaaactgccagaggactggaaaagagctgatgtggttcccatcttcaaaaaaaaagggggggggaacagatccaggaaactacagacctttcagcctgacctcagtatcaggaaagattctggaaaggaTAATCatgcaacaaattagcgaacacctagaagtaaacaaagtaatagtcaaaagccaacatgggtttgtcaaaaacagatcatgccagactaatcttattgcattctttgacaaagtgacaaaattagtggaccaaaggaatgccatcgatatagtttacttggacttcagtaaggcatttgataaggtacaccataacctactactagataaagtagaagaatgtgggttagacagcatcaccaccagatggattcataattggctgaccaaccacactcaacgtatagtcctcaatggaaatgCATGTACACAGAGATAAGtttgcagtggagtaccccaaagctctgctttaggcccagtactcttcaacatcttcatcaatgatttgtataagggaataaatgggaaactcatcaaatttgcagatgacaccaagctggcaggaatagccaacactccagaagataggcttaagatacagaaagatcttgacaaagttgaacattgggcactatctaataaaacaaaattcaatggtaaaaagagtaaggttctacatttagacaacaaaaacaaaatgcacaggtacagtataagtggtaccttcctcaatagtagtaactgtgtgagggatcttggagtcctagtggacaaccatttaaatatgagccagcagtgtgcagcaggtgccaaaaaagccaacacagttctaggctacataaacagagggatagaatgaagatcacatgaagtgttaataccactttataacaccttggtaaggccatacttggaatactgcattcagttttggttgccacaatgtagaaaagatgtggagactctagacagATTGAagggagagcaacaaagatgattaggggactggagactaaaacatatgaagaacggttgcaggaattgggtatgtctagtttaatgaaaagaaggactcggggagacatgataacaatgttccaatatctcaggggttgccacagagaagagggagtcaaactattctccaaggtagcTGGgtgtagaaaaagaagcaatgggtggaaactaatcaaggagagaagcaatttctgaggagaaatttcctgacaattagaacaattaatcagtagaacagcttgcctccagaagttatgaatgcccaaacactggaagtctttaagaagatgttgaatagccatttgtctgaaacggtatagggtttcctgcttaggcaggtgattggactagaagacgtccaaagtctcttccaactctgctattgtattgtattgtattgtattgtattgtattgtatcgaaGAGAAGAAATTCCTTAGATTATCAGTTGATCTATTACTTTACAAACAGACCTAGTGGTTTTGAACACTTATCAATATAGTGACACATTTCTTACAATGataggattcacttaccttcgctaccagttcgcaaatttGAGCGTGCTCATACAttacatcagggtgggtgggcagggcctccAGCAGCTGCCTCTACCGGTTTGCCGGAACTGGtaagaaccggcagaataccacaaCAGATTTCCCATATTGCTGTAGAAAAGTCATAATTTAAGATAATTATGAATTTTCAGAGAACATTATAATCACACAAtttcattataaataaataatggaataatCCTACATGAGTTTATATTAGACAGGAAAAAAATCCCATGACTACTTTTACTGATGttaaatgattaaaatatttccaaatattttaatttaattctgttTAATTCTGAAATTGGTTTTTCACATTTCTGTTTATTAAGATGTCatcaaaaatattaataaactTAATACAAACTTTCTATGTCCTCTTCATTAGACATATTGGTCAGTCACTTTGTCATGTATTGTATTTCTTCATGAATTATGTTTGGCTTTCAATATCTACTTTTAAAAGAAGACTTAAAACTCATCTCttctagtcaaatgaaaatggaggtatgattatggtaacattttaaatatctgagttaaaatacttgagttaatatgaattatgtttgttgactgtgaaagaaatgcacgaaaggctttttgtaaccaactgatacactttctacagtatgtttgttctgaaaataatatatatatatattatatatatgttatatatatatatatatatatatatatatatatatatatatatatatatatatatatatatatatatatatatatatatatatataaaacctcaTCTCTTTAATCCTATCTTCAATGCAAACTGTGCTTTAATCCAATTTGTGCTTTTActatatttttcctttctctttctatgtttttgttttgatttattaTGTAACTCAAATGTGCATTTTAAACAAAAAGATGACTTCCaaataaagaaatattgtttGAAGAAGTAACTTTATTTCTCCATAAAGAATCTCAGAACATTGGGTATAAAATAACAGTGTATTTTAAATCCCATATGATTCAATATGCATCTCATTGTATGAACACCATCCAAGTTTCATTAATTTTGCAGCACTCACAATGCTGACCAGTGATACTACACAAATAATACATTCCTATAAAGAGAAGCCTAATCTGTTCTAtgattaaaaaacaaagaaaacaaaagtttgCATGTAATACCTATGATATGTTGACTATCATGTAAGCCAGGACCCTGATTTGCATAATTTGCACAATTTGAAGAACATCCATGTGAATTTATCTCACATGCACATATTTTTATAAAGCTCTAAAAACCTTTCTATGTTCCTGAGCTGGGTGGTGGTGATACTATATGTACCAAAGGCCCTGTCATGTTGGCTATATTGTTAACAGccagaaatattgtttttatatatacttCAAATTAgatgttttaatgttttctaccattttttaattatttacattgtttaaaatatttttaaatgttaattgtAATATGTTTTGAATTGGGAGCTGTGCAGAGGCATTTGCTGAGATGAGCAGCTattgaaatcaaataaataaataagtgaatgaatgaatgaaaattgaGGCAAATGCTCCAATTTTAATGATGACTTAAAAGAGATACACATGATGTGGTAAATAAGGTTGCGTCAGTTTAAAGGACATCTCTTCACAAAACAAAACATCCCCCCACCCTATCTTCCTAAATTATTACCATAGATCTCCTTCTCTAGATGTCTAAATTATCATACACAGCAGAGGAAAAAATATTGCACCAATGATATGTAAAGAACGTTGTGTAAgccttttattttttgtttcagtgGAAGGATCATGAAAATACAGCTCAGTATATATgaatagaatcagaggtgggttgctcccggttcagtctGATTCAGCTGAAACAGTAGTGGTGGCGATGGGATGCTCCAccaggatgcttctgcacatgccagaaacttctgtgcatgggcagaagcaTTGCTTGCGAGCATGAGTATGTCCGCGAGCATGAGAGAACCattagtaaactggttagcaacctGTCACTGAATAGAATGTTAATAACAAGCCACAGCCCCAGTCCCATTATATCATATCTGTGTCAGTTGCCATAAAGTCAAAGTTGGTGTCCTTTTATTTTAATCATCAATCAGACATATCAACACACAGCAGTACATCATAAATACAACATACAAGAAAAATTTATAGCTGTCCTATTAGTAATGGTAATGGTCTAATCTACATACCATAATAATTTACTAAAGTTTAGAAAATGTCAGAGACACTCTGGGACTTGCatcagagtccttcaggattgggcggcctataaattaaataaataaataaataaataaataaataaataaataaataaataaataaataaataaataatctgagcATGGCTTTGGAGTTGCACAAACATACAGAAGCCTAAGCCCAGCATGGACCATTCAAATAATCCAGACAAgttttcctatttctattttcttatttatttccctatgGTAACAATGTATTGCAAATGCTAATAAAAGTAATACAGTAATCAGCAGACACATCAGAGAGAAGCAAGTATTCTTTACCCATagccttattatttatttagcatatggaatATCATACATGGATTAACAACATATATTAACATTTTATCTAGATTAATAGAACATCATAAAAtagaaatgttaaaaagatctatgttcaaacGCCAATGTCTATtccatctaaccattgaagtgTAGCAGATGCTAGACTGTATACACTCTCAGCCTATAGCCAGTCATAGTGTTATCTACAGTTTGATGTGGAACCCTGCAGTCACACTGAGGGGGAGATATTTATATAGAGTCCTGGCACTATGTGAATCCTTTTCAAGATTTTCCATTTCTGATGTGGTAGTTCAAAGCCTGACACTTTTTTGTGAGATCATTTATGTATCTTCCTATGGTTAGGCATTCAGTAAACCATATGGCTTTCCATTGGGAATCTATTTTAAACTTGTTGAGCAGCTTTTGTGCAAAATGGGGGCTTCTTAAATTTTAATCTTCCTGCTGATAAATGAGGAAGGTTGGCATGTACAGTGGGAATGAATTGTTTGTAATGTTTCTGTATTCTCTCACTAGTGCATCTTGTCTTCTTAAAGATGGTAATATGATATGACTCAAAACAGGAGGTCAGCAAGGCAGAGTGGTTTAATGCATTCGCTGATAATCCTCATGGTGTCATTGAGTCTGGCATCTAACTTTTTAGTATAGCAGCTATTGAGATCTACAGAGTACTCTACTGTGAAGTAGATCAACCCTAATGCTGATGTGCTGAGGGTGGCCATTAAAGTCCCCATTTAATTCCACATAAATTATACAGCCCTAAtgagcaaaaatataaaataaaatgttattttatccaATCAAAAAACTATGGCACAATTTAGGAAGTTGACAAATAGATTTTTAAGATgggctgtaagctgcccagacttAGCCTGAGATAAGATGGCCAATacattttacaaaaataaataaataaaattataaaataaaataataaataacaaagtgaaatgaaataaataaaataaggtgaATAAATGGGAAATTATGTGAGTGAAACTATGGGAAGTCTTACAGACTGAAACCTATCCAGTGTGATGAAATGAATTCTGGAGCAAATGTAATTTGTGAAAATCAGATAACACAAAATCTGAAAGTGATATGGAGCCTCATTTCATACTCCAGGGACATTCTGAGAACAAATGCCAAAAATTAGTATCATTGTCATCTTACAGAATTTGTAGCTTCAGCCCTGTAATAAATGTAATATGATGTACAAGTTAACATGAATAAAATAAAGTACAAGTAAGCATTAGGTTTCAATTCTTaatttgaatattttgttttttttcctgatgttgATTAATAGATATCACCTAGGTGATGCCTCCAAGGTCTCCCTCCTAGtggtttcattattttaattgatGAAGATTTTAAAGTGATGATGCACATTCATTGAGATCATCACTCATTAAATTGTTAGAAGGAAAAAACAGATATCAGTCCAAGAAAAATCAAACAGCCAAGTATATGTCTCAGTCATAAGCAAGAGAATAATCCTTTAttgagaaatttaaaaataacaggGATGGAGGtaatcatttcattttattccatgTTATAACATTTCataatcttatttattatttgtaacagttgtagatatttttttctataaacaTTTGAATGAATGAGAAAAAGTATCAAGCATactaaaattaatatttaatttgatacttaatatattttaatgcaaaCCTATGTATCTCTCTAGCACTCCAGCATCAACAATATTGACATAAAGAACAAGACTGCTGTATTGGAATTTATCCTTGTTGGGCTATTTACAACAACTGAAATGCAGATCCTTCTCTTTTGGGTATTCATTTTCATCTATGCTATGGCCCTAATTGCCAACTTCATCCTCATTCTTACTATATACTCTTATAGTAAACTCCACACCCCCATGTATTTCCTCATTGTAAATTTGTCCTTAGTGAATGTTTTCTCCATTTCAGTTACAATACCTAAATTGCTACACAATCTTTTGACTGGAAGAAAGACCATCTCATTTTATGGATGCATTGCACAGGTCTATCTGTTTATCTGGGCTTTGGGAACAGAACTCCTCCTCCTGTCATTCATGGCTTTTGATCGCTATGCTGCTATCTGTCATCCTTTGCAGTACTCTGTTATTATGAAGAAGGAAGTGTGCTTGGGCATAGCAAGTATTGTATGGATTTTTGGAATGATCAATTCTGGAATCCATGCTGGACTTATGTTAAAACTCTCTTTTTGTAACTCCAATATTATCAATCACTTCTTCTGTGATATACCCCCTCTATTGCAACTCTCATGTTCAGATACACATCCAAATGAAACTATGGCATTTATTTCGGATGTGATATTTGGGATTTGCAGCTGTGGACTAACTTTCACatcctatttttttatattaaaaacaatTAGTTCATTGCGTTCCactgaaggaaagaagaaagcctTTTCCACATGTTCTTCACACTTCATTATAGtcagtattttcttttcttcagtgATCTACACATATATCAGGCCCTCCTCAGTCTACGCTCTTGATCAGGACAAGCTAATTTCCCTTCTTTATTCAGTGGTAACTCCAATTGTTAATCCAGTCATATATTCATTGAGAAACAAAGATTTTATAGAAGGATTCAAAGCACTTATAAGGCGAATTAGATTGCTAAATTGACCTATATTTTGAAACACCAATCTGGAGAAAAAAATCTAGTAGACAAAGTCCAACACTTTCTCTAAAATACAAcgtatttttcatttgttttttgtgtgttttctctaattatatataataaatgtgTATATACATTATTATCCATAATAGTTTTTCCTTCTCTGTGTAGGACATTAAAATTCTAATATTTGTAATAGAAAGTTTTATGAAACACCATAGgtatgtgatgtgtgtgtgtgtgtgtgtgtgtgtgtgtgtgtgtgttgtattcagatcttttcccatgtaaaattgagattgtcttggcaatgttttggtaaggtcccactcaccatcttcaggctggtgtttttggcttcgtgcttgtgcaagtaaagcgtgaaattgattttgaaggaaccaaattatctccaaaacagaacacttcaacaagagaattattatggaagccatcgaaatagagaaacacccccacaacatgaataaatgtgacaatacttcctgcctaccagacatctgaaaaccagccctagtcaacaaatgaaccccacccaccacccagatcgttacaacacaaaagaacaatggacacacaaccagcacctcagccacacaggatgatacgaaacagccgaccaatctacaaacatcaactccatctaccaatcaggatgcatctacacagccaaccaacccacttacagcacaaagccagcactccaccctcctgcaagatttatagaaagacggcagctctgaccacgctttacttgcacaagcatgaagccgaaaacaccagcctgaagttAGAACACAAatctaacaaaggcaacataaaaagtggccttctgcctggatggctcctagggtgatctgaaagacagaaaagggaagcagtatgctccctcccatatttgcgcataccagaagttgtgaaactacacacacacacacacacacacacacacacacacacacacacgagtgtGTGTGTATCTCCTAAGTTGAAAAATTATTGGGATCAACAGATATAGCATCCAGATCTCTTTTGAGTTGTTCTCATTCAATGTTCCTATATTAGAACATTTTCACTGAATAATCTTGGTCTCAATGGTAAATGATCTCAGTTAGAAAACAGATCTACACTCAGATGCATATGTAAACTTCATGCAAATGAAAAGTTGATGAAAagatggaatggagaagatggactgattatattcaaaataatatgggactaagaattttcagttagcttatgaatgaatgaacaaggaatgttacaattcaTCTAAAGTTagattacaaaaggggagttaaagtacaaatgAAGGTACGATGCCAAAGTTAGtttatttagtgtatgattgttaaatgtttataccctgtatttgctctgggatgttgggggggggggctaggggGTTGTGGGATtgtgggggaggagggaaggggaaaggtatactattgtaaaacttattaaactttttaataaaaaaagaaaagttctagTCAAGCTATATCTTCCCTTAGTAAATTTTATATCACTGTTTACTTCTTGTGCCATTATCTGTCTTtggatgttggcgatcctatttttatcaacaactgcacaaaaaagtgctgtttagttttgtccaaaccagtcccttagattttgaagctatgaagtcaatctttccttggaggattaaatgAAGTAGCAATATTTTTCTGAGTTGttacatcacatgtccaaaatactctaactttcacttttttatgTTTTGATGAGGGGTAAGCATTTAGGCAAATATTTCACCATGTTACACTAATATTGTGaattttttgcaaatatcttGGGTTTGTGAATATTTAAAATTTTCCATATTGCAGAGGTCAAGTCATAACATAACAAATTTAAGTAGTCAAATAATATGTCATATAACTACACATAATATTAGTTTTCCACAGAAAGGGAATAAGGCAAGCAGGTTGCATGATATATGGTATGTGTGGATTTTGAATTTTTCTTCAAAGCAGCTAATAATTGTATACAAGATGTGCTTTTGAAGCATAGTCATTGACTCTTGGATCCCTTGTGAAGTGGCTCTCTCATGAAATTTCTCTTTTAAATTCACACAGTTGTAATGTGTGTTGTTTTCTAAGGCTATTTCAGCAATAAAATTGCTTATAGATAGTGATCCTCAAATTGAAGTTGTCAGTGGGAACTTCAATATAAAAGGTGATCTTCCTCCCAAGACCAATGTGGCTAAGGACCAAGGCTAAAGTTACAGGGGGGGTACCCTTCCCTTTTCATTTTCTCAGTAAAAGCAACTGAGTAATATTTCACATGTTTTAATGCTAAATACTCTTTGATATTTgaatt harbors:
- the LOC116521394 gene encoding olfactory receptor 13G1-like is translated as MMVVKLRSYETKNHSAMREFVLLGLTQSPEIQRILFWSFILSYVTALMGNFLLIFIICTSKKLHTPMYFLLANLSLVNALSITTTIPKLLLTLFSHRNTITFYGCIIQVYFFILFLVTELMLLTSMAFDRFVAICYPLQYTLIMRKELCAAIAVGAWVLGLTNSAVHSGLLLQLSFCESNIINHFFCDLPPLLKLSCSNTSLNERMAFVADVVFAVFSCGLTLTSYGFIIRAIFRIRSTEGKKKAFSTCSSHLIVVSFYFSAVIYTYIRPTSVYSLNKDKYISLLYSVATPVINPVIYSLRNKEVKEALKDFIGR
- the LOC116521395 gene encoding olfactory receptor 13G1-like, giving the protein MEHSSINNIDIKNKTAVLEFILVGLFTTTEMQILLFWVFIFIYAMALIANFILILTIYSYSKLHTPMYFLIVNLSLVNVFSISVTIPKLLHNLLTGRKTISFYGCIAQVYLFIWALGTELLLLSFMAFDRYAAICHPLQYSVIMKKEVCLGIASIVWIFGMINSGIHAGLMLKLSFCNSNIINHFFCDIPPLLQLSCSDTHPNETMAFISDVIFGICSCGLTFTSYFFILKTISSLRSTEGKKKAFSTCSSHFIIVSIFFSSVIYTYIRPSSVYALDQDKLISLLYSVVTPIVNPVIYSLRNKDFIEGFKALIRRIRLLN